A window of the Lolium perenne isolate Kyuss_39 chromosome 7, Kyuss_2.0, whole genome shotgun sequence genome harbors these coding sequences:
- the LOC127317447 gene encoding uncharacterized protein: MAASASAPAAEPQKQLLSIIRDFAAEKSHGERTVSGLKRRLDDVLAAADAATAELEAAKRAREAAETDLRGTQVQASIAAATIQALETTISHLQEEIAKVGSELEELKSKEDSERDEFISQMVEMNARIRQFQQMASVELARKCSEVSTDGEQGKAGDGNQGKGTDGHNVSDKNQTAESEDMVTDLADKLSSIEAEMHALEEEYQKDLLDHKQVCQELADVQAKRALIEAVMDETKQLQEVGGRVAEMEKVLNSVAEELQRRYMCPGCGTNNMGGMEEEAARTSSN, from the exons ATGGCCGCATCGGCGTCGGCGCCGGCCGCCGAGCCCCAGAAGCAGCTCCTGTCCATCATCCGCGACTTCGCCGCCGAGAAGTCCCACGGCG AGCGCACGGTGTCGGGCCTGAAGCGGCGCCTCGACGACGTGCTCGCGGCGGCCGACGCGGCCACGGCGGAGCTCGAGGCCGCCAAGCGCGCGCGGGAGGCCGCGGAGACGGACCTGCGCGGGACCCAGGTGCAGGCCTCCATCGCCGCCGCCACCATCCAGGCGCTCGAG ACGACCATCTCGCATCTCCAGGAGGAGATCGCCAAGGTGGGCTCCGAGCTGGAGGAACTTAAG AGCAAGGAAGACAGCGAGAG AGACGAGTTCATCAGCCAGATGGTTGAAATGAATGCAAGGATAAG GCAATTTCAACAGATGGCTTCTGTTGAATTAGCAAGGAAATGCTCTGAAGTGTCAACAGATGGTGAGCAAGGCAAGGCAGGAGATGGTAATCAAGGCAAGGGAACAGATG GTCATAATGTGAGCGACAAAAATCAAACTGCTGAATCAGAAGATATGGTGACAGATCTGGCTGATAAGTTGAGCAGTATTGAGGCTGAGATGCATGCCTTGGAGGAAGAGTATCAAAAGGATCTGCTTGATCATAAACAG GTCTGTCAGGAACTGGCTGATGTCCAAGCAAAGAGAGCTCTAATAGAGGCTGTGATGGATGAGACGAAGCAGTTGCAGGAGGTCGGGGG GCGCGTGGCGGAAATGGAGAAAGTGCTCAATTCAGTTGCCGAGGAGCTGCAGAGGCGGTACATGTGCCCTGGCTGCGGTACCAACAACATGGGTGggatggaggaggaggcggcgcggacgTCTTCCAACTAA